The genome window atctacacatgcatacatatattaatatgcatatgtgtgtgcgcgCGTGTGGTGTAACATCAGACAAGTGTTAGTGTTGTCTAGCGCGTGTATGTGTTGCAATTTCACCCCTTTCCCCAATATCACAGTGCTCTCCCTCTCCTCATCTCATCTTCCTTCTCAGCTCTTTCCACTCTCTCTTAACTTAAATCTATCAGCTGCAATTGGAATTCCTTTGTGTGCACACATTCACCAAAATTGAGCGCGCGGCGTTCCCCAACAACAGTGATTCATAAAAATTGCGTTGAATGAAGGTGAAATGTGGCGCTCGGCAACAGCcaacaaaaagctaaaatgcaaaaaaaaaatatagcatCACTCGCCAACGTTGCACTAAAAGTGCTCAGAATATTGTTAAACTGAAAATCGTAACGCGTCACTTTAGACTtcattaccaaaaaaaaaattgcgttggcttttttttctttttttttttttgttgaaacaGTTGCGCACAGTGGGCGCCATCTGCGTCTctgtgcacaaaaaaaaagcagcgtCTACGCATTCCGTTTCCGTTCGCTTTCACATGTTCtttcaatattattgaaaCTGGATATAGAATAAACACAGCAACAAAGAGAGTGTGTGCACATGTATTGGTGATCGGTAGCCACAGTAGTTTTTGCTAGCTTTAACTTCGGCTGATTTCGTCATGTCTCGTGTGTGTCTGGCAAAGCCGAAGCCGTAATAATTATCAGGGATCAAGttcattcatatttatatgtcaTACAAATTATGATTGCATTGTGATATCGATCTAATCAAACAGTTCAACGATTGCTAGGCTTttatacagtatgtcaagtaatagttttgacaaagttattatattttattatagtgttttttatgaataaattgaaaattaaaacattatgCTTATGAGTtctgtcaaaacactttcttgactaattgtatataataattcggatattttgtttatttcatattttgatatttatttaaaacagaaaataacaaacaagatCTACAAAGTtcttgcaattattttttgtatttttttatctaaacaattacttgacatactgtataaattcttttattgTATCATGCTCTTAATAATGACATTTCAATATTGTATATTTctcttcccttttttttttgacaattccagcacacacacattcgaaACAAGCACGCACAGACAggaaaatacatacatacatacatatatttttaggcaacacacaaacacacatttcGATTGGAAACCCCCAAAAAGTATTGTTGTATAAACGTAGTTTCGAGAGATCAAGtaaaagagagcgagagagtaaAAATGCCGTCGGACGCTAAGAAACGTGATGCGCAACGCAAAAAGGATGCGCGCAACAAGAAGATCCAACAAATACCATCCACGAAGAAGACGAACGGTCAAGTGGAACGTGAGTTGACCGAGGAGGAGAAACTGTGCGCCAAATTGGAGGAGGAGGCACGCATCAGTGCCGAGGCACGATCCTGCACAGGATCATTGGCGGTGCATCCGCGATCGCGTGATGTGAAGATTGCCAACTTTTCGATAACGTTCTTTGGCTCGGAGCTGCTGCAGGACACAATGCTCGAGTTGAATTGCGGACGTCGCTATGGTCTAATCGGTCTCAATGGCTGTGGCAAATCATCGCTGTTGGCGGTGCTCGGTGGTCGTGAGGTGCCGATACCACCACATATCGATATATTCCATTTGACGCGCGAAATTCCAGCGAGCTCAAAGAGTGCGCTCCAGTGCGTCATGGAGGTGGATGAGGAGCGCATTAAGCTCGAGAAACTCGCCGAGGAGCTGACCATGAGCGATGAGGATGATGCCCAGGAGCAGCTCATGGACATCTATGAGCGACTCGACGATATGTCCGCCGATCTGGCCGAGGTCAAGGCAGCTCGCATTCTCCACGGTCTTGGCTTCGACAAGGCCATGCAACAGAAGCAGGCCAAGGACTTTTCCGGTGAGTTGACCCTTAAGGATTCCTAATATATCAGTTGAGAGTCGAAAACAGATCAACCAGACCAAATACTATCTTTACAATATCCAATATCCTAGCTataccattttttttcctctaaacatgataaactaatttttatttaaagggataagctattattttttaaattccccTGAATATTGACCCAAATAATGCTTATTTGGATAACTAACAAGTTTCCTAATTTCTCCAATTCTTTTAGGTGGTTGGCGCATGAGAATTGCTTTGGCTCGCGCTTTGTTTGTGAAGCCTCATCTCCTGTTGTTGGATGAGCCGACGAACCATTTGGATCTGGATGCTTGTGTGTGGCTGGAGGAAGAATTGAAGACCTATAAACGTATCCTGGTGCTGATATCGCATTCACAGGATTTCCTCAACGGTGTCTGCACAAACATCATTCATTTGACCAGCAAACGCCTGAAATATTACACTGGCAACTATGAGGCATTTGTTCGCACACGCATGGAACTCCTGGAGAATCAAATGAAACAGTACAACTGGGAGCAGGATCAAATCTCGCATATGAAGAATTATATTGCACGATTCGGTCACGGTTCTGCCAAATTGGCAAGACAGGCACAGTCCAAGGAGAAGACATTGGCCAAAATGGTCGCTCAGGGTCTCACCGAAAAGGTCACCGATGACAAGATCCTCAATTTCTACTTCCCCTCCTGCGGCAAGGTGCCGCCACCTGTGATTATGGTGCAGGTGAGAGTTTTATTGTAGCATCAATGTTATTTTACGTTTTCAATGACTTCCTCGAcctaatttttatatgtatcgAACTccgaaatcattttttttatgcaaactGACGAACGGATTGACATATTCGACGTCTTTGTACCCTCAGACCTCTTGCCCAAAACTTTGTGGTATCGAAATTCTTCTCACATTTGACAAAATGGATTTTCTCATAggatttcattaaaatttccagcttttacaattataaaatttctaaatttagcTATACAATGAAAAAATGGCAGTAGCTCAATcagttttcaaattgttaGATTTCTAGCTAATCAGGTGTggcacagaaatcgaaaccaaccgaaaatctcccaaaactgTATAGAGATTGGGAGATTTTCGAttggtttcgctttctgtggcaCTTCTGATagatttcaacaatttttgtttgtagaGTTTTCCtagttttgcaattaaaaaagtgCTAAATCTAGCAATTAAATTGCTAAAACGGCAACACTGACTTGTTCACTAACTGCGCCCACTTATTCACCCCTACCATGGTGAAATTATTAGCAAGGCTATATTCACATTCACCACAGTCTCTCTACAGTCAACactgtatttatttgtgcacTCGCAGTgtcaaattctttaatttaattgtaattgtaatttcttCCAATTTTAGAATGTAAACTTCCGTTACAACGATGAAACGCCTTGGATCTATAAGAACCTTGAGTTTGGCATTGATCTGGACACTCGTCTGGCGCTGGTGGGGCCCAATGGTGCTGGCAAATCGACGCTGCTGAAGCTGCTCTATGGCGATCTGGTGCCCACATCCGGCATGATCCGCAAGAATTCCCATCTGCGCATCGCCCGCTATCATCAGCATCTGCACGAGCTGCTCGATCTGGACGCCAGTCCGCTGGAGTACATGATGCGCGCCTTTCCCGATGtcaaggagaaggaggagatGCGTAAGATCATTGGACGTTATGGTTTGACGGGACGGCAACAGGTCTGTCCCATACGTCAGCTGTCGGATGGACAGCGTTGTCGTGTTGTGTTCGCCTGGTTGGCCTGGCAGGTGCCAcatctgttgctgctggacgAACCTACCAATCACTTGGACATGGAGACTATCGATGCACTCGCAGATGCCATCAATGATTTCGATGGCGGCATGGTTTTAGTTAGTCACGATTTCCGTCTCATCAATCAGGTAAGCGATTGAAATGTCCCCTCGATATGTTGTTGGCTATCGATTAATTTCCCTTCCTTTCATCTCTAGGTGGCCGAGGAAATTTGGGTGTGCGAAAAGGAGACGGTGACCAAATGGAAGGGCGGCATTTTGGACTACAAGGATCATTTAAAGAACAAGATCACCTCGGAGAATGAGAAGAAAGCCAAGGcggcaaaataaattgatatttacacaaaacacacaaacacacacacagacagacagacaggcacactcacacacacacacacacacacacatacaaccaCACAGGCTTACAGGCATAtgttaattcaatatttgtctctctctctaactTTTGTGTACGTTATGCGAAATTAGTTTTGAGTTTACACTACGCTATAGTCAAGTCATGTAAACTATAACtattgaagaaaa of Drosophila innubila isolate TH190305 chromosome X, UK_Dinn_1.0, whole genome shotgun sequence contains these proteins:
- the LOC117781764 gene encoding ATP-binding cassette sub-family F member 2 is translated as MPSDAKKRDAQRKKDARNKKIQQIPSTKKTNGQVERELTEEEKLCAKLEEEARISAEARSCTGSLAVHPRSRDVKIANFSITFFGSELLQDTMLELNCGRRYGLIGLNGCGKSSLLAVLGGREVPIPPHIDIFHLTREIPASSKSALQCVMEVDEERIKLEKLAEELTMSDEDDAQEQLMDIYERLDDMSADLAEVKAARILHGLGFDKAMQQKQAKDFSGGWRMRIALARALFVKPHLLLLDEPTNHLDLDACVWLEEELKTYKRILVLISHSQDFLNGVCTNIIHLTSKRLKYYTGNYEAFVRTRMELLENQMKQYNWEQDQISHMKNYIARFGHGSAKLARQAQSKEKTLAKMVAQGLTEKVTDDKILNFYFPSCGKVPPPVIMVQNVNFRYNDETPWIYKNLEFGIDLDTRLALVGPNGAGKSTLLKLLYGDLVPTSGMIRKNSHLRIARYHQHLHELLDLDASPLEYMMRAFPDVKEKEEMRKIIGRYGLTGRQQVCPIRQLSDGQRCRVVFAWLAWQVPHLLLLDEPTNHLDMETIDALADAINDFDGGMVLVSHDFRLINQVAEEIWVCEKETVTKWKGGILDYKDHLKNKITSENEKKAKAAK